A window from Pseudomonas kribbensis encodes these proteins:
- a CDS encoding LuxR C-terminal-related transcriptional regulator, producing the protein MTDLSPLPGPASVAVAALDGRFFRPPLPDGYVLRPRLCERLQAGLGGRLLLVCAPAGFGKSSLAVEFCQSLPGHWQSLWLGLSARDSDPGRFLERLLEGLQDYFPELGSRALGLLKMRQRHQPFAFEEWLDGLLDELALHLQPTSPLLLVLDDYHLAQGPVLDRCLQFFLNHLPDGLLVMVTSRQRPDWHLARLRLSRQLLELHEQDLRLTHDEALALLDRHSSSLRGEALENLIQRSEGWVAGLRFWLLAVSEAGSDAALPQALNSGEGLIRDYLLEEVIDCLPAEVQAFLYDTAPQERFCSELCDAVRESHDSAEILRFLLAHQVFLVPLDEHGHWYRYHHLFSDLLRSRPIARAVVPVATLHLRACRWFNAQGLLDEAVEQALRAGHLDVAANLVQNLSEEQLLAEQNVGMLLRWKMDLPDSLLISTPRLIVLYSWALGLACQLDAAEELASHLSRFLPAPSATAQKSMLAQWLALKGIIARGRGHREQTIEYCSEALESLPAKRYGQRLMCLSTLSNLAIADGDLWRARGLNRESLELAQRVGNPLFEALAHYDRARVLQARGEIVRSLDEVHQGLERLRGLSAQRLYAVRARLTLYEGFLLAMRLQPDAARQRLQAGLSEARACRDISVLIGHCVIARLDGSSGDYARAFAELAEAERLMHIWDVPPIYYLAMITLVKCELWLAQGRIDLAEAWLARLGQTYTGERAAAPPEFHPQLPLHVELQQALLDAIQGQPMLAEGRLNVLLENGQQTGRQLLSVMALTQKVVLLLVTGRESEARKALVQAMEAASGGVLQPFDVLVKDHVDWLRGQLSLTSPCLVGQQLLKHFPSAASRAAQEPPTAEQLSSRELAVLRLIAQGCSNQEISEQLFISLHTVKTHASHINSKLGVERRTQAVARAKELGILS; encoded by the coding sequence ATGACTGATCTGTCCCCACTTCCGGGTCCTGCAAGCGTTGCCGTCGCGGCACTGGACGGACGTTTCTTTCGTCCCCCGCTGCCTGACGGATACGTATTGCGGCCACGACTTTGCGAGCGACTGCAAGCCGGGCTCGGTGGACGTCTGTTGCTGGTCTGCGCCCCGGCCGGGTTTGGCAAAAGTTCGCTGGCCGTGGAGTTCTGTCAAAGTCTGCCGGGACATTGGCAAAGTCTGTGGCTGGGACTGAGCGCCCGGGACAGCGACCCGGGGCGCTTTCTCGAGCGTCTGCTCGAAGGCCTGCAAGACTACTTCCCGGAACTCGGCAGCCGCGCACTCGGCCTGTTGAAAATGCGCCAGCGTCATCAGCCGTTCGCCTTCGAAGAATGGCTCGATGGCCTGCTCGATGAGCTGGCACTGCACTTGCAACCGACCTCACCGCTGTTATTGGTACTGGACGACTACCACCTCGCCCAAGGGCCGGTACTCGACCGCTGCCTGCAATTTTTCCTCAATCATTTGCCCGATGGCCTGTTGGTCATGGTCACCAGCCGCCAGCGGCCCGACTGGCATCTCGCCCGTCTGCGCCTTTCGCGACAGTTGCTGGAGCTGCATGAACAGGATCTGCGCCTGACCCACGACGAAGCGCTGGCGTTGCTCGATCGGCACAGCAGTTCGCTACGCGGCGAGGCCCTGGAAAACCTGATCCAGCGCAGTGAAGGCTGGGTGGCGGGGCTGCGCTTCTGGTTGTTGGCGGTGTCCGAGGCCGGGAGCGATGCCGCATTGCCGCAGGCCTTGAACAGCGGGGAAGGGCTGATCCGTGATTACCTGCTGGAAGAAGTCATCGACTGCCTGCCGGCCGAGGTGCAGGCGTTTCTCTACGACACCGCGCCGCAGGAACGTTTTTGCAGCGAGCTGTGCGATGCGGTGCGCGAATCCCACGACAGTGCCGAGATTCTGCGCTTCCTGTTGGCGCATCAGGTGTTTCTGGTGCCGCTGGATGAACACGGGCACTGGTATCGCTATCACCATCTGTTTTCCGATCTGTTGCGCAGTCGGCCAATCGCTCGGGCGGTGGTTCCTGTTGCTACGCTGCACCTGCGCGCCTGTCGCTGGTTCAATGCTCAAGGCTTGCTGGACGAAGCCGTGGAACAGGCGCTGCGCGCAGGGCATCTGGATGTGGCGGCGAATCTGGTGCAGAACCTGTCCGAGGAACAGTTGCTCGCCGAACAGAACGTCGGCATGTTGCTGCGCTGGAAAATGGACTTGCCCGATAGCCTGCTGATCAGCACGCCGCGCCTGATCGTGTTGTACAGCTGGGCGCTGGGGCTTGCCTGTCAGCTCGATGCGGCCGAGGAGCTTGCCAGTCACCTGAGCCGGTTTTTGCCGGCGCCATCGGCCACCGCACAGAAATCCATGCTCGCCCAGTGGCTGGCGCTCAAGGGCATCATCGCCCGGGGCCGGGGCCATCGCGAGCAGACCATCGAATATTGCAGCGAAGCGCTGGAGAGCCTGCCGGCCAAGCGTTATGGCCAGCGCCTGATGTGTTTGTCGACCTTGTCCAACCTGGCGATTGCCGATGGCGATCTGTGGCGCGCACGAGGCTTGAACCGAGAATCCCTGGAGCTGGCGCAGCGGGTCGGCAATCCGCTGTTCGAGGCACTGGCCCACTACGACCGTGCCCGGGTATTGCAGGCGCGGGGGGAGATAGTGCGCTCGCTCGATGAAGTGCATCAGGGCCTCGAGCGTCTGCGCGGATTGTCGGCGCAGCGTTTGTACGCCGTGCGTGCGCGGTTGACGCTGTACGAGGGATTTTTGCTGGCCATGCGCTTGCAACCTGATGCGGCGCGCCAGCGATTACAGGCGGGTTTGAGCGAAGCACGGGCCTGTCGCGATATCAGCGTGTTGATCGGCCATTGCGTGATCGCCCGGCTCGACGGCAGCAGCGGTGATTACGCCCGGGCCTTTGCCGAACTGGCGGAAGCCGAGCGGCTGATGCACATCTGGGACGTTCCGCCGATCTACTATCTGGCGATGATTACGTTGGTCAAATGCGAGCTGTGGCTGGCACAGGGGCGGATTGACCTGGCCGAGGCCTGGCTGGCGCGGCTGGGGCAGACTTACACAGGGGAACGGGCTGCAGCTCCGCCGGAATTCCACCCGCAACTACCCCTGCATGTCGAACTGCAGCAGGCGCTGCTGGATGCCATTCAAGGACAACCGATGCTCGCTGAGGGGCGGTTGAACGTGTTGCTGGAGAACGGTCAGCAAACCGGTCGGCAGTTGCTGAGCGTGATGGCCTTGACCCAGAAAGTGGTATTGCTGCTGGTGACCGGCCGCGAATCCGAGGCCCGCAAAGCGCTGGTACAGGCAATGGAGGCGGCCAGCGGCGGTGTATTGCAGCCGTTCGATGTTTTGGTCAAAGACCATGTCGATTGGCTGCGCGGGCAATTATCCTTGACCTCACCGTGTCTGGTCGGTCAGCAGTTACTGAAGCATTTCCCGTCTGCTGCGTCACGTGCGGCGCAGGAGCCTCCGACTGCCGAGCAATTGAGCAGCCGGGAACTGGCAGTCCTGCGACTGATTGCCCAAGGCTGCTCAAATCAGGAAATCAGCGAACAACTGTTCATCTCGCTGCACACTGTGAAAACCCATGCCAGTCATATCAACAGCAAACTGGGGGTTGAACGGCGCACACAGGCCGTGGCGAGGGCCAAGGAACTCGGAATTTTGAGCTAG